The Tachysurus fulvidraco isolate hzauxx_2018 chromosome 26, HZAU_PFXX_2.0, whole genome shotgun sequence genome segment AAGAGAAAGTTTTGGGTACTTTAGTTACTTTGTCAGTTCATTCAAACTGTTGCCAAAAtaatgtctctctgtctaaagtaacttacttgtgacttgtgTAAGAATTTAACTTATgcttgtgtgtaataataatgacaacacaAAGACGTTAGACATTGCTTAGGACATTGAAACAGGAAAATATTTTTAGGGCTCTGTTTAATGAGttgtacagatttttttttatctcttaaaAAAGCATCAGTTATTAAAAACGTGGTTAAAATTAATAGCTGAAATGATGACACTATGTATGGAATGCTTCCTAATAATAAACTTGTGTTGACACTgcatgtcatttttttccccttaaaaatAAGCTATTATCATGATGTACAGTCATTTTAGAGTGACTTTGTTTGACGTCGGTGTCCAGCTGTATGTGTATCAAAGTTTTCTTTTTGCTGCTTGAGGCAGACTACCtcgaaaacaaaagaaagaagttAAGAGCATGCTAGAACAACTGACACCTTGCATTACGTCATTGATTACATCCCACGTGCACGTTTTTCTGGTCCTAGAATTCAGTGACTTGTGCGTGTTTGGTATTCCTGAGAGATTTCCTTTTGGCTCTGGTGTCTATTCATGATCATAATGATGCTGTTATTTTGCATGACTGCTCTTGTCCGGTTTACAAACAGCAAGCATGTGATTTTAGGTTCCTGGATTAGAAGTGTAAACACATGCATTATGGAGAGCGCTGGAGAGTATTTTTCTGCAATATTAGTAGAGCCTCTGATTATGTTCATTAGTTTGTTCATTAACACTAGGCTCTTGTGTCTGATTCTGGCTtggttgtgttacagtagaaaCTTATGATTAATTGGAGATTTTTGTAACTTATCTTTTAATGATGAGGATAATGTCATTTAAAGTAGCTCTTTATGTATGTGTTAGGGACAGAGTGAGCAGTCGGTTTATTTGGCACAGATTGAGCATCTACTTGGTTCACTGGGATCTCAGCTGAGACTATTAAGTGGGCACAGGAGACTGAGATGGATGGAACAGGTCTAGCGGTAGCCTAAATTGGTCCCTTGACAATCACAGATGTTTCCTGAGTGATGCTGAAATGAAATGGGTCATTTACCTCATCAACGTCTAGTGTAATTGTGATGGATGTGCTTCGACAAGATGCAAAAATTTGTTTACTGGTGTCATCAAAGGCTTTTTGTATCTCGACAGCACTGTGATAGTCGGAAAAGGAAAGCCCTTTTTAAACACTGGATTTCTCTTCATCATTTTCTCaaagtttattttacagaagaaTTTTGATGTGATTTCATCCTAGTCATCTAAAATTATGCGAAGTTTTTCAATAGTCCTCTCTGATCCatcttctctgtttttttttattattattttatttatttatttttttttaggtttcatAATGCATACCCAGCCCTGTTTTCTGTGGCTCAACTCACTAACGACGCTATCGTGCATCACAAGCTCGGACAGTTAAATCGTAAAATCATCGGACAGAATGATGGCAATGTCAGCGCCCATATGGAAGGCTCTACTTGGATGCCCGGCAGAccccctcgctctctctcacccacaggCTAACCACAGCCAATTGGAGAGGCGCAGAGGGGAGGGGCCAGAGGAGAGCCAGCACTTAATTGGTGAGTTGCAGTGAgtacagttttttattttcccaGTTTCAGGTGGGCACCGCACTGCAGCACATTTTCTCCTCCTTGAACAGTGAGTAAAACTACcaatgtgtgtctgttttaaaatgtttgtggtGTACATGTGAACTGTTTTGAGAAAAATAATGCTATCGATTTTAATGCTTTGTATTTCTGAACTCTATTGATCATGCGGtatcatttttaacaaaatcttGAAATAAGAAACATTTACACAGCGCACATggtactgtatttttttttttcgtttcttGTAATTTAAAATTTCTTGTATATTATGCATTCAATTTACAGGTTTTGATTCTATTCACTTTCCCAATAGGTGATGGTCTCAGTGACTGGATGACGGAAGAAGTGGATTTCTCCTCGTACCTCCCAACCCCTCActcctctccctcccccaaTGCATCCCTTCCCCCTTCGCCCCTCCAGCATGACATCCAGGTGCCCTCTGATTTGGAGGTCATGACATCTCTACTGCAGGAAGAGCTTGCTCAGCTGGAGGATTACTTCCTGTCTGACCCGCTCCCAGAGAAAGTCTCCAAACTGGGCAAATGCGACAAGGGGCCACCACCAGTGGGCCCCTCATCATACTACCAGTTGCCCTATGCATCATATTCTGCTTCTAGCCAATCAGAATCTAGCCCCCTACTTGTTACCCTAGCAACTGGGGAACTAGACCTGCTGAGCTTTTGTGGGGGTCCCATTGGCCGATCAAAGATGCCTAGACACACCCCTTACGGTTGCAGCCGTCCAAATGCCAACGTATGCAGCCGAAAGAGAGTTTCCGATGGGGCGAAGGTGAATGAAGGCTTTGAGAATGGCATCTGGAGTTCCAAAGGAAATACCTCAGGTAACTCAGCTGTTGCGCATAATGGTAGCTACAGCTGTGTGGAGGATGAACGGGTGGTGGGCAAAGGGTACTGCTTGGGTAGTGCGGTGGAGATCCGAAGATGCGCCATTTtaccaaaagaagaaaagaactgCCGCTATTCAGATGATGCCATTGGTATAAGCAAAGTTGTAAGCAGCAGTTATGGCTTTGGGGGATCCATTCAAGTCCcacacaaaaaagaagagaTGATGATGTATGGTGTCAGAGAAGTCAACATGAATGGAATGGATGGAACTGgagagatggagatgatgaGCGAAGGCAAAGCATCCATTGGCGATGTGGTCAAGGCTAACATGCCCTGGAAGTCCGAATCCAGCGAAGGGTGCTATATTCAAGGAAGACCCCATGATGAGGCCTACCACAACTTCCTAGGGTCCATCAACGAGCCAATAAAAGCAGAAGGTGTCGAGATGCACCGTCAACATAATGACTATCACTGCAGCTTTCTGGATGGTCAAGGCCCTGACTGCTTGAGTGGAGACAGACACGGACACGAAATAGGTGCTCATTGCCCCAGAGGTGTCTGTGCACTGAAGGAAGAGCCCTGCATTGTGAAATCAGACCTGGATGGCTCCCTAATGGAAAACAACCAAGGTGAACGTAAACAGAAGAAGAGAGATCAGAACAAGACTGCAGCTCACAGGTATAGTGTTTTCCCACCAGAAAGCAGTACCATAAATTAATAGTGCTGTATGCTAGGTTTATGAGCCGGTATATCCTGGAGGTCTTGTTTTATTAAATGggatttttaaaaacagtttaatcCAAAAGTTAGGATAGCTGGGCATGTAGTTGTATAACAGGCATTTCGTAGCTAAATTACTAAATTTCTTAAAtttcaaaaatttaaaaataaatcttgatgcaaaaaagaaaacactacCCACACTCTGTCATAgtcttcaaataaaaataaaaaaaagagtgatagcaattttttagtttttgacTTTCTTCAACAGGTATCGGCAGAGGAAGAGAGCAGAGTTGGACTCATTGGAGGAGCAGCTTCATGGGCTGGAGGGAAGAAACCGAGAACTTCGAGACAAGGCAGAATCGGTGGAGCGAGAGATCCAGTACGTGAAAGACCTTCTGATCGAGGTGTACAAGGCCCGCAGTCAACGCCTAAAACAAGAGGCCAGCGCCTGACCTGAACTTGGTAGCCTGACAATTGATGATTGTTCTGCAAGTAGAATTGATAGTGCTCTAAATATGGATCGGAATTTAAGTTGGAATGATTTCTGATCgaatgtctttttttcctcttgattTTGGATAGGGGCGGGAGGGTATTCTCTTGCACGTTATGTTaaccaattatttatttttcgttACAAACTGACAAGTCCATCAACAGCTGCAGCACAAACTTCCACTTTTTTCAATTCCAACGCAAAGTCAAATAAATATGCACTGTGATTCTGTCATGGGTTAAATGGCAGTTGGCTTTTGTGTGggcctccttttttttttttccaagaatAGATAAAACGGGTCCTATTTTCATGTCCTTTTCGGAATTGATgttaacactgaacacacaatcAAATGAAAGCACATTATTTTTAGTTTACACAATGCTATAACTTAGTATCATGACCTGCaccaattttaatttattaaaacagagaattttaatgtttttttgttaaaattatttataaacagtTTCGAGGTTTGTAGCACTTGGCAATAGCATAATTCTTCCATCAAAACTGAATAAGCACTAATATCAGTAAGCAATGTTTTTCCAAACCAATTGACTTTCAGGGGAATTACTCTTTTGAAAATGAATATTCCCTCAGGAATAACAGCCTGAATCTTCTTTTCATTACATCCCCAATATAGGTTAGTCCTGCAGCTCAGGTATGCTATCTATGTCCAAAGTCAAGGAAGTATGTCAGTTTGTAACTTGATGCTGAAGATATGGCACTGcctaatgttgtgtgtgtcgaGTTCATTATGTTTTAGTCTTGCATGCCTAAGATTTCATGGCTTTTTAATgcctttgttctttcttttggtTTGAACGAGATGTTAAACATTACAGCATATCTCTCTTACTAAAGACCTGTTATATCCTCTTTGCTTAGTCATTTCATAGAACGAGTGGCATTTTTGAGTTCACAAACTACTGTTTGGCCCAATGTCTCTGCTGTAATTGCGAAAACAATCAGGGTTTGTGATTTTATAAGGCTTGTATGATCCGATTTAAAATGGTGTCCTAGTGGGTAGCACAACAAAAAATATCTTTATAGCTCAACAGCTTTTTTATATTTCCACTAGAGTGCTTGAGATGGCTTTACAACTTTTATTTAGCTGTAGCTCAAATTTTTTGTCCTTCCTAGCAATATTTATTCAACATTTTCATGTAATCTAATATCAATTGCAACTAGAGTTGCGGACAACGAACATGAATTTAGGGGTtctattttgacattttgtctATATATCAAATTTATGTATCCAGCTAAGCAATCTggtgacattttttatttgatgtgTGCACATATGGaaccacaggaaaaaaaaaatttagacaGCAACTAGGTCATATTTTTAAGTTTATACATTAAAAGTTTAATTGAAGCTTCATGTGTACCTTAAAACCTAGCAAtacctttctttattttcttaagCCTTCTGAATACGTAGCCTAGCACAGATATTGAGAGAGCTAAGCGCCttatttaagaatttaaatCTGCTTTTCTCTTGGCGGTATACAATCATGTTTGTGCGAAATGAGCAGACTGTGGTGTGTCATCTTGTGAAGCTGATAAATGTTGGAACTCATGAGCTACGTTCTTTTACACACGTTCACACCAGCTGAAAGACCAAGACCAGACATTTCAAtgcttaatatttatttatttattttagttgatTGCTTTGTCTTTTCTTGTCATTCCTTTGATTCCAATAAAAGTGATTTGTGTAAGCAGTAATGCATCTCGAAGCTGATGAAGGGAAACTCCGgtgtttgttgttgcttttgttgttttttgggggctagggtttttttttgttttgttttgtttttacacacacacacgatgccTAAAATCTCATACTGCTGCACTAaagaatattacaaaaaaaaactttttttttttttttactttttaaggcttaataataacaataataataataataataataagaaatatttaaattattgtcAATAAACGAGTAATAAAATTCGGACATTTTGGCGGAAGCTTCGGCTAGCTTTAAGTAGGctaaattactttatttttagacattttatgCAGTTTGTCTTCAAGGAAAACAACCCGAAGACGTTACAAAAAAGTCACCTAATACTTCTACCAAATTTCCAGCCGAAGATGAATTAAAATTGAGCATTAAATACATCCGGTATTTTTGCGTTTAATTTGTGAGGCAGCTTTTAATAAATCCACAGTCACATACAAACGAAACTATTTCTAAACCCTCGCCAGACTGTTAGTTTTCGGGTTTCTGATCAATCCAAATACTAATTAGGCTGTACGATAGTAAGGAGAACGAGATTCTGGATGTTTATCCTAACAGATTGTGGAATGTTTTTTACTGACAGTTTGAGTAGTTATAGTCTGATTACTGCACCGACAGTCTTCATCTTCTAACGGCTTCATCGGGTTTTTCTCTcttatcaaaacacacacacacacacacacacacacacacacacacacacacacacacacacacacacacacacacacactcactctctctctctctctctctctctctctctctctctctctctctctctcacacacacacacacacacacgcgcgcggaACTGAAATAGCACACCGGCAAAAATGTTCCACCCTCCGCTCTTAAAATAGGCAGTGTGGAAATAGCCtatattttccttttaatatcAACCTGAATAAATGGCTAGTAgcgtaaaaaaaataaaaacactgatgtGAATAAAAGCTGCTTAAAGCGGCTGCAGCCTTAATTAACATCACCAGGTTCCCGAGCGTATAATATTCactgtttttaaacaaaagcgTAATATCTGAAACCTCACACAgaatagttatttatttatctaaaataaattaattttgtatattttttttatagatacatagatagatagatattttgaGCAATTGTtataaagaactaaaaaaaataaataaaaatacatccaCTCGGCCAaaaccaaacaacaaaaaatttgGCTACACCGACCGGCATTTACAATTTGAACCAGTTTTATTTTAGCAGataatttagttttatttaatatcagaCGAATCAGCAGAGTAAACTAATCACCTCAGAAAGCGCCACgtgtctttttaataaatacggCTAAAAAGTCTACAGTCTGACCGAACACAAAACCATAAATCACTCAGTATTTTAaactaaacaaattattttcaaGCGTTATATAATTTTAAACTATCGAATTTATATAGGCTTAAAGTAGCTTGATACAGGAAGAGATACACAGAAATATCTCGAAGAACATACCgtcatgttttttaaatgcattatttCTATCGTAAGCGAGAATGCATACTttatgctttaaaaataataaataaatcaaataaaacttgatatataatattatataataagcaTATTATAAAATCTACAttttttcaaaaaacaaaaacaatacaggCTCGTTTcttttgctgctgctgttaaatccaaaaaaaaaaaaaaagaatcttttgtccaaatataatttattcaaTGTTCGTGAGGTTACAACAACTTCCAGGACATCTGCAATTTACTGCAAGTAAAACTGTCTATAAAAAATGATTCCAATATCattaaaagacaaataaaaattagaGTCTATTGGACAAGCAGGTCTGAAAAATAAtgccccctttttttttcttaaatcaatGTCATTTAAAGCAGAGCATCCTTAGTGTTTACTTactataaatacaaacattctaCAGAATTGTACAAAACTGTTCATTTCTATCATACATGTAGGTTGTGCAGGCACAGCATCAGGCTAGTCTCAGTCCAAATCACATTGAAGTTGGGATTGCTTAGGTTTCAGGCTTTAATCTTTGTCAAAGTTCAAAGCCACCGTTCcataaaaaacaagcaaacaaacaaactgtacaGGTTTAATAATTGACAATATGGTAGTTAAGAATAACAACTGCCTGGCAGCCAAAAAATAACTCAATGACATGCTGATAATTACTAGCATTATAAtaactgcacttttttttttatcttggtgTTGATTCTACATTATGTTTCCCCTCTGCTTGACCCATCCGTCTGTAATTGCTCTGAAGTGAAGGCTGGGATATGTGGTGGAGTTTAAGCTCAGCTTCAATGGATTTCAGAGCCTTGTGGAGAAAGCAGTTAGAATACCAGAGTAAGACATGCTGGTAAGGAGTTTTCACTTGTTGTTCTCCAAGTCCCTCAGCACAATTGTCAAAATGATGCAATATTTCTCAAATGTGTCTGCACACTGTTTGTTTCGTTAAAACATTCTAGGGGTAAGTGTAATTGTTATGGGGCTGCACTGATCATAGCGCAATAGTGTTGTGCATTTTATTGCTACTGCACATGAAATTATGGCACTGGATATTTGCCCCATAATAAGGCTAAAATGCAGAACTGTattaaattacaattttatttgtaataattatgCAATACAAGCATGAAAAACCCCACACCTCTCACCTGCTACAATGAGTCCTGTTGTCTAAACGCACACAGGGCCGCCAAGGCTTGCCGCCGCACTGCATGATGGGAGTCAGTGCGGACGAGGCAGTGGAGTTGACGGGGAGCATCCACGCTTATCAGTGCTCTTTCACCTCCTGTAATGGCGGCCATGCTCTCTAGGATGATGCAGACTTGATGTCGAATGATGGCATCAGAATCTGAGAGGAGAGAAACTGCTGGAGAAGCTGCTCCCATGGCGACATTGAGCCACTCCTCCCCTGCCATAGAAGTACCTGTAGAACCTAAAGGACAGTCAGAGCCGGCATTTATCTGTTGTCTGATACCCTCAACCCTTGGCCTCATTCTTCCTCTGCCTGTTACAGCTAGAGGGCTGATGGTTCTCCTTCTGCATTCAGTCCCCTGTAAATGCTGGTTCCCCTTCGATGTGACTTCAGTCTTTTTCATCATGCCTAGCCACTTTACTGCAGCCCTACATGCACTCCTACGTACAGAAGGTGCAGAATCAGACAAGCGGCTTAGCAAGTCCTTGAACACTGCTGGCTCGATGGTCCAGTTTGGTCCTGCATTTACTTTGGAGGAGGTCTGTCTGAAATCTGGTTCTAGGCAAGCCAAGAGGTTGCAGCCAGCAGCTCGGACCCCATCATCATGGTGGAGTACGGCAGCTCGGAGCACAACCGGGTCCACAGGCACAGCAGAAAAGGCAGAGCCAGGTGCACAAGCCTGACACAGCAGAGACAGAAGCTGCACTGCACACCCAAACAGGGATTCATTCTGCAGCAGCATACACAAAAGAGAACTTGCTGTCCTAATATCAGGAGATTGACCTTTGACATCTGATGCATTAGAACAGCCCTTAATTACATTAGTGGGAGGTACGCTGTTTTTGGGCTGCTCTAAACTGTCAATAAACCAGCTTTTGTTGCTCTTGTGCCGTGCTGTGGGATGTCTGAGATGGTCTGAGAAGCCTTTGTGAAACTCCAGGCTGTCTAGAAGCTCCTCCACACCTTCATCGTGCTGCTCTATACAATCTTGAAGGTGTTCTATGCTGAGAGTTTTTATGTCTTGTTTGATCTTTGAATTAAAGTCTTTTCCCCTCACCTTTGCAGACTTGGTTTTGGATAGCTGGGAGTGCACATTAGGAGAATCCCTTgtgttattacttttatttatactgaCTCTTGTTATGTCTTTTGTTCTCTTAGAGTGATCCCAATCAATTCTGCCCATTTCTAACTGTTTTTTATGAGGAGTGCCAATAAGTCTAGGCTGTTCTGCTACATTCTCAGACTGGTTAAGGTTATTTAGGGTTTGGTCTGATGATAGACATTGGGGAAGAAACCCACAGTCCTGGGATGCTGTGGTGAAGCTTGGAACTGCGTGCTTAGGGGAGAAAAGGCAAAGACGgcgcaagagagaaagaggaagctCTAAGAGAGCAGGGGATTGGAGTTGAATCATCTGAAAAGCACATACATGTAGACACATTTCAAGGAATTATATTCAACCaatatatagagatatacaCCTTACAAACTCTGGCTGTAGAATGATGTATTGACTTGCCTGAACTAAGCCTTCCACTATATTCAGGCTTTGATACGAGTGGAgaattttctccattttctcctGGGGCAGCTCCACAGCAAACGGAAAGCGCAGCAACTGGCAGCTCATCACGGCTAGACTATTCATATCAGAGCCACCCCACAGGAGACCCCTTTTAAGTGGTGCTGAGCTGCTAAGAATGAGAGCACGGAGGCGGGTCACAATTAACATGATGTCTAAAATTAAGTTCATCCTACCAGGAGAAGTAAAAAGTCTGGAGGTCAACTGACCTATCTGTAGTCAAGAGACGAACGAGGATGCGGATAAGTTTTTTGTCGTCGTCAAAAAACAGGGAAAGGCAGTCGTGAGGCTCATTGGAAAAAGCAAACAGAGTGATGGATAGAAGGACCGAGAGACCTAggaggagcaaaaaaaaaaactgactagAATTAAAATGAGGTTCATGGTATACATCACACATCATTTTtctattctgaaaaaaaaaaaatttatatttatttatttattttttacattttaccaTCAACTGAAAGAAAATCAGATTTGGCTTCTGTGCTTTCAAGAATAGTGCCAACTTTAGACCACAAGTGACACCAAACCTCGGAGTTCAAAGAATCATACAGAGCGCTGCTTTCACTCTGCAATTGAGgagaaaatctgtttattacaaCGCagaatttctaaaatgtttacaatCATAATAATTACATGACGAAATCTCACAAAATATACTGAGTGAAATTACCTCAttgagaaaataaagaattaatgCCAAGACACCGTCACACATGCCCCAGCCAGGAGGCAAAGGGTAATGAGgctaagagagagaaaacaaacacatcatGACTCCCAGGACTTTTACAAATATCGCAGCATAAATAAGCATGACCTTTAAATAGGATGGTAGAAATTCATGTCTGTACCTCCTCTGGTCCTGACAGTAGACCCTCAAGAAGTGTCGTAAGTCTGTCCATGTGGATGTTAACATACACTCCGTAGTGAACAAACAGACTCAGGACTGCAGCTGCATGTGGCTGGATTAGATAAAAACCCAGAAATGCACCAATCCATAAAGCTCTGTCTTAATTATTAATCAGATACCGGcatcagtaataaaaaaaaatatggtgaAACTGTTGCACAACACAGGGACTTACTGCCAGAGCGTTTAGGTCTGGATGGAGTAATAATGATATCAACAGCTGGCACAAATCCTTAGCTCTAGTGAGAGAAGTAATTATATATAAGATAACAAATAAACTAGTTAATCTAATTACTCGTAGCCATGTGTGCAAATAAACGATTGTATGCGCTCTGCAAAAATGttagcagtgttttttttttccagcaattTATTTTTGACATTATTCTGGTAAacaaacaatctttttttttttaatcttaaaatggtataactattattattattaataatcataaaaaatattgatgcagaagaagaaacaaattaCTGAGAGTAAATAAAATCAGACCTTTTCTCATTCATTTGCCAGTCAGGCTGGTTCTCCCAAATCGGCAGAAGCACAGCCGTCAGCTCTGCCAGCACCCTCTCGCTCCACGGCTTCTGCAGTCACAACAAATTATACGAGCAATCAGTCTTATTACTGAATATTTATATGATTAATATCAAGATTAGCGTTAACCAATGACTTAATTATGTCAGCTCCTTTTTATAGAAAGTGTTGAATCAGTGATGAATGTAAATCTACTCATTAGCATCATTAATATTGAGAATAACTTTAATAAAACCCCAAATCCTGGatgaataataatttgtatTCAATTtgatcagaaaaaaattaaataaaaataaacctcaAGTTATGATATGTTTATTGATTTAACAATCTTttataaaaacctaaaaaaaaccttcatggCCAAAGTTTTATgattatgatttgtttttaatgtccCTACAAAGATCGATGCGTACTTACATTGTGGTAAATGTTTCATGTATGATTTGTAATACAAACCattattgtataataataattatcattgtACTGCAAACCATAACTTTATTTCTCGCTTATGTATCTGTTCTGTAAGCACCAGTGTGAGTCAACCCTGAACTAATAGTGGGATGATTTTCTGtataatgaacatttttaatacaaaaaaattgcaCCACTTACTTAAGAAAATGTACAAGAATCAAATTTTTAGTTACTAAGAATAAAGTAAGGATTAGAAGCAGGTATATTTATCTCCAGTAAAACATAAGGCAAAGGAAAAGCctcataagaaaataataagtCCAATAaagttgcatgtgtgtgtatgtatgtatacatcaTAAGTAGTTAGATATTCATATCTGAC includes the following:
- the atf5a gene encoding uncharacterized protein atf5a, which produces MMAMSAPIWKALLGCPADPLALSHPQANHSQLERRRGEGPEESQHLIGDGLSDWMTEEVDFSSYLPTPHSSPSPNASLPPSPLQHDIQVPSDLEVMTSLLQEELAQLEDYFLSDPLPEKVSKLGKCDKGPPPVGPSSYYQLPYASYSASSQSESSPLLVTLATGELDLLSFCGGPIGRSKMPRHTPYGCSRPNANVCSRKRVSDGAKVNEGFENGIWSSKGNTSGNSAVAHNGSYSCVEDERVVGKGYCLGSAVEIRRCAILPKEEKNCRYSDDAIGISKVVSSSYGFGGSIQVPHKKEEMMMYGVREVNMNGMDGTGEMEMMSEGKASIGDVVKANMPWKSESSEGCYIQGRPHDEAYHNFLGSINEPIKAEGVEMHRQHNDYHCSFLDGQGPDCLSGDRHGHEIGAHCPRGVCALKEEPCIVKSDLDGSLMENNQGERKQKKRDQNKTAAHRYRQRKRAELDSLEEQLHGLEGRNRELRDKAESVEREIQYVKDLLIEVYKARSQRLKQEASA
- the stk36 gene encoding serine/threonine-protein kinase 36; translation: MMEQYHVLELIGEGSFGRVKKGRRKFSGQVVALKFIPKVGRSEKELRSLKREIEIMRGLKHPNIVLLLDSFETQTEVVVVTEYAEGELFQILEDDGCLPESQVREIACQLVSALYYLHSHRILHRDMKPQNILLGKGGVVKLCDFGFARAMSVSTLVLTSIKGTPLYMSPELVEEKPYDHTADLWSLGCILYELHTGAPPFYTNSIFHLVHLIVKDPVKWPENMSQGCMSFLKGLLNKDPQKRLTWPGLLHHPFVADGVLVLPDEGSCKPLTIMPTADVQAMKQQQVAEKSAPRCGKGKLMHRARDQHDKKQKKKQDQLKIVKALVNNQPRTKTAPAGEAPTSNHSLGSTFTVCRNSAHSPANQHQANDIGVASASPAPCKGQISRDFEREFPSVEVGPGIMVRRSRPGHTNLASVRMDSDEQDVNSDEEWQRLAEVTDHMSMLMDPHIHQKLKNKLLRCKEQLLTGKLEEPSTMLHLLKILTTIILTPDVRRISKEIDVLQLLFSLIEVMLNSPEVLKKPWSERVLAELTAVLLPIWENQPDWQMNEKRAKDLCQLLISLLLHPDLNALAPHAAAVLSLFVHYGVYVNIHMDRLTTLLEGLLSGPEEPHYPLPPGWGMCDGVLALILYFLNESESSALYDSLNSEVWCHLWSKVGTILESTEAKSDFLSVDGLSVLLSITLFAFSNEPHDCLSLFFDDDKKLIRILVRLLTTDSSSAPLKRGLLWGGSDMNSLAVMSCQLLRFPFAVELPQEKMEKILHSYQSLNIVEGLVQMIQLQSPALLELPLSLLRRLCLFSPKHAVPSFTTASQDCGFLPQCLSSDQTLNNLNQSENVAEQPRLIGTPHKKQLEMGRIDWDHSKRTKDITRVSINKSNNTRDSPNVHSQLSKTKSAKVRGKDFNSKIKQDIKTLSIEHLQDCIEQHDEGVEELLDSLEFHKGFSDHLRHPTARHKSNKSWFIDSLEQPKNSVPPTNVIKGCSNASDVKGQSPDIRTASSLLCMLLQNESLFGCAVQLLSLLCQACAPGSAFSAVPVDPVVLRAAVLHHDDGVRAAGCNLLACLEPDFRQTSSKVNAGPNWTIEPAVFKDLLSRLSDSAPSVRRSACRAAVKWLGMMKKTEVTSKGNQHLQGTECRRRTISPLAVTGRGRMRPRVEGIRQQINAGSDCPLGSTGTSMAGEEWLNVAMGAASPAVSLLSDSDAIIRHQVCIILESMAAITGGERALISVDAPRQLHCLVRTDSHHAVRRQALAALCAFRQQDSL